From Spirosoma aerolatum, one genomic window encodes:
- a CDS encoding sensor histidine kinase — MHISFRTRYLLYIIVVHLAIGGLLFLVLQQNKPLFIASELGLLLSIYMAVSIYRQFQQPSEFIASGIEAIRDKDFTVKFVPTGNREVDELITVYNLMIDQLRQERTRQIEQQFFLEKLIEAAPIAILIFDFDGQIASINPRACQLLSVQPDDVVGKPLDQIGFSLLAQMADMTDGDSRVMKPNGIETYKVQRSNFMDRGFRRSFLIIEELTPEILATEKSAYSKVIRMMAHEVNNSIGAVNSILGVTQSYVDEPDVQHALRVAVERNDRLNHFMRRFADVVRLPQPQRQSADVNDIARNVVRLMQQQAEEKQVSLTFKAEGTNTRSVDVEQLEQVLVNIIKNALEACKPGDQVEVLGAANALLIRDNGHPIPESAATNLFNPFFSTKPDGQGIGLTVSREILLNHHVQFSLQTKPDGWTEFMIEFP; from the coding sequence ATGCACATTAGCTTTCGAACCCGATACTTGCTGTATATCATTGTTGTTCATCTGGCCATTGGTGGACTGTTGTTCCTGGTTTTACAGCAGAATAAGCCCCTGTTTATCGCCAGTGAGCTGGGACTGTTGCTGTCTATCTATATGGCCGTCAGCATCTACCGCCAGTTTCAGCAGCCGTCCGAATTTATTGCGTCAGGAATAGAAGCCATTCGGGATAAGGATTTTACGGTCAAATTCGTACCGACCGGAAATCGGGAAGTGGATGAACTCATAACTGTGTATAACCTGATGATCGACCAGCTTCGTCAGGAGCGTACCCGGCAGATCGAGCAGCAGTTTTTTCTGGAAAAGCTGATCGAAGCGGCTCCGATTGCCATCCTGATATTCGATTTCGACGGGCAGATTGCGTCCATCAATCCGAGAGCCTGCCAATTGCTGTCGGTACAGCCCGACGACGTGGTAGGCAAACCACTGGATCAGATCGGATTCTCGTTGCTGGCCCAAATGGCCGACATGACCGATGGCGACTCACGCGTAATGAAGCCCAACGGGATCGAAACCTACAAAGTACAACGGTCGAATTTTATGGATCGGGGGTTCCGACGTTCGTTCCTGATTATTGAAGAGTTAACGCCGGAGATTCTGGCAACCGAAAAAAGCGCCTATAGCAAGGTGATTCGGATGATGGCGCACGAAGTAAACAACTCCATTGGCGCGGTGAACTCTATCCTGGGGGTTACTCAGTCGTATGTCGATGAACCGGATGTACAGCATGCCTTGCGTGTGGCCGTGGAACGAAACGACCGCCTGAACCACTTTATGCGTCGGTTTGCCGATGTGGTCCGACTTCCTCAACCCCAGCGCCAGTCTGCCGATGTCAATGACATTGCCCGAAATGTTGTGCGGCTGATGCAACAGCAGGCCGAAGAAAAACAGGTCAGTCTTACCTTCAAAGCAGAGGGGACGAACACCCGATCAGTGGATGTTGAACAGCTTGAACAGGTATTGGTGAATATTATTAAAAATGCCCTGGAAGCCTGTAAGCCAGGCGATCAGGTCGAAGTACTTGGAGCGGCTAATGCTTTACTGATTCGCGATAACGGCCACCCGATTCCCGAATCGGCAGCAACTAATCTGTTCAATCCGTTTTTTAGCACCAAACCCGATGGGCAGGGAATCGGCCTGACTGTAAGCCGCGAAATTCTCCTGAATCACCATGTCCAATTCTCTCTCCAGACCAAACCCGACGGCTGGACCGAGTTCATGATTGAGTTTCCCTGA